From Amia ocellicauda isolate fAmiCal2 chromosome 12, fAmiCal2.hap1, whole genome shotgun sequence, a single genomic window includes:
- the LOC136764734 gene encoding E3 ubiquitin/ISG15 ligase TRIM25-like: MAEAGVFLDQISCSVCLDTLKDPVTIPCGHSYCLGCIKSCWDRDDNIGIYSCPQCRETFTPRPVLHRNIMLAEVVDRLKKTGLNTPPPPPVHSPAEPGDVLCDFCTEEKTRAVKSCLVCLASYCQSHLQPHYEVAPLKKHKLVDATGRLDDVLCPNHQKLLEVYCRTDQTCICLLCVMDAHKGHDTVSAAAERAEKQVRTVTLYWEQKYSDIHM, encoded by the coding sequence ATGGCAGAAGCTGGAGTTTTTCTGGACCAGATCAGCTGCTCAGTGTGTCTGGACACACTGAAGGATCCAGTGACTATTCCCTGTGGACACAGTTACTGTCTGGGCTGTATTAAGAGCTGCTGGGACCGGGATGATAACATCGGTATCTACAGCTGCCCCCAGTGCAGAGAGACCTTTACccccaggcctgtactgcacaGAAACATCATGCTGGCTGAAGTGGTGGACAGACTGAAGAAGACAGGGCTAAatacccctcctcctcctcctgttcaCAGTCCTGCTGAACCTGGAGATGTGTTGTGTGATTTCTGCACTGAAGAAAAGACGAGAGCTGTGAAATCCTGTCTGGTGTGTCTGGCCTCTTACTGTCAGTCTCACCTCCAGCCTCACTATGAAGTGGCTCCACTGAAGAAGCACAAGCTGGTTGATGCCACCGGGCGTCTGGACGATGTTCTCTGTCCTAATCATCAGAAACTGCTGGAGGTCTATTGCCGCACTGATCAGACGTGTATCTGTTTGCTGTGTGTAATGGATGCTCATAAAGGCCACGATAcagtctcagctgcagcagaaaGGGCTGAGAAACAGGTGAGGACTGTGACTCTGTACTGGGAGCAGAAGTACAGTGACATACACATGTAG